A part of Hippea maritima DSM 10411 genomic DNA contains:
- a CDS encoding type IV conjugative transfer system protein TraE: protein MRFKIYMNELANAKHNNRLLKFVIVVMAVAIVFSFYYIDRIVTREKIVLLPPEVHSKMVFIGDRPSKSYFDEMTRYVVSLALDYTSATARGQFAELLTLFAPSSFKEYQQVFYNLADRLEAAGNISNVFYINEIKLYPKKGKIVVIGMNYTYSANSLLSQETREYQIGYKVQNGRFFITSFGRVQKEAGK from the coding sequence ATGAGATTTAAAATTTATATGAACGAGCTTGCCAATGCAAAACACAATAACAGACTTTTAAAATTCGTTATAGTAGTTATGGCTGTCGCTATTGTGTTTAGCTTTTATTATATTGACAGGATTGTAACAAGAGAGAAGATTGTTCTTCTTCCACCTGAGGTTCATTCAAAAATGGTTTTTATAGGCGACAGGCCAAGCAAATCTTACTTTGACGAAATGACGAGGTATGTGGTTTCCCTTGCGCTTGATTACACCTCCGCCACGGCAAGGGGGCAGTTTGCGGAACTCCTAACCCTCTTTGCCCCCTCTTCTTTTAAGGAATACCAGCAGGTGTTTTACAACCTTGCGGATAGACTTGAGGCGGCAGGCAACATATCAAACGTATTTTACATAAACGAAATAAAACTCTACCCCAAAAAAGGAAAAATAGTTGTTATAGGCATGAATTATACATATTCTGCCAACTCGCTTCTTTCTCAAGAAACAAGAGAGTATCAAATAGGCTACAAGGTACAGAACGGCAGGTTCTTTATAACTTCATTCGGTAGAGTCCAAAAGGAGGCAGGAAAGTGA
- a CDS encoding TraK domain-containing protein: MKKRLALFALLAFSLPSYAGTVNSVSVDNNTVTIEHTGNIEYKILTPGDLKHSDIYVVDIVAPDHVFDTKSHVYKPKNSVIKKVVTAWHYFDTEKLYHVPFLRVTVHIDSKKFKPKLTDDNNTLKVVFTDPPQSQVNPADLQLRQEQEFLKKLKAQQKELKTISKPAVKLVDNNTKHSNKKDNATKPYITALHPKSCSAHKNSGHVCMPKPKKGFSSTNPASQPKFDQHPKSNIYNPYNPSEPAYKVYSSMYRVPPPPRYTHLKKKVLKVLPDTFINPDVITKVEVSNVDVNRIVSPEPIKDIVYSKEKGLMVNYVGKNAFIKFVIKANPDGTYDYIQEPSEVYIVTQDAVYTLILKPSQVAGRTIRLSGGTLKKIQANENMFSQLPYEKKIIKIIKSVYKNDIPDTWDVSHPQNPKPIILPNGLTAKLITTVKIEGTGFNLKEYEITGSTPISISETDFLNTKLARHPKAISLTGFKVSKDEPVYLLIVAGEGDNE; this comes from the coding sequence GTGAAAAAAAGACTGGCGTTATTTGCATTACTTGCATTTTCATTACCCTCTTATGCCGGGACAGTTAACAGTGTGTCGGTGGATAACAACACAGTTACGATAGAACATACAGGCAATATAGAATATAAAATATTAACACCCGGGGACTTGAAACATTCAGACATTTATGTCGTGGACATAGTCGCCCCTGATCATGTATTTGACACAAAATCACACGTGTATAAACCTAAAAATTCAGTTATCAAAAAGGTAGTTACTGCATGGCATTACTTTGACACTGAAAAACTTTACCATGTTCCTTTTCTAAGAGTGACGGTGCATATTGACTCTAAAAAATTTAAACCAAAGCTAACCGACGACAACAACACGCTTAAAGTTGTATTCACTGACCCGCCTCAATCTCAGGTTAACCCCGCTGACCTGCAGCTGAGACAGGAGCAGGAGTTTTTAAAGAAATTAAAAGCTCAACAGAAAGAACTAAAAACGATATCAAAGCCCGCCGTTAAGCTGGTCGATAATAATACAAAACATAGTAATAAAAAAGATAACGCCACAAAACCATACATCACCGCTCTCCATCCAAAGTCCTGTTCAGCTCATAAAAACAGCGGTCATGTTTGCATGCCTAAACCAAAAAAGGGGTTTTCCTCAACTAACCCAGCAAGCCAACCTAAGTTTGACCAACACCCAAAATCTAACATCTATAACCCCTATAACCCCAGCGAGCCAGCTTATAAAGTTTACTCTTCAATGTATAGAGTTCCACCTCCACCAAGATATACTCATCTAAAGAAAAAGGTCCTAAAAGTGCTGCCCGACACTTTTATCAATCCCGACGTTATTACAAAAGTTGAAGTCAGTAATGTTGACGTCAACAGAATAGTTAGCCCGGAACCCATCAAAGACATTGTTTATTCAAAAGAAAAGGGGTTAATGGTTAACTACGTTGGTAAAAACGCTTTTATAAAGTTTGTTATAAAAGCAAACCCCGACGGTACGTATGATTACATTCAAGAGCCTTCAGAGGTCTATATTGTAACTCAGGATGCCGTTTATACGCTTATTCTTAAGCCCAGCCAGGTGGCTGGTAGAACAATAAGGCTCTCTGGCGGCACGCTCAAAAAGATACAGGCGAACGAAAACATGTTTTCACAGCTCCCTTACGAAAAGAAAATAATCAAGATAATTAAATCCGTATATAAAAATGACATTCCAGATACGTGGGATGTATCTCACCCTCAAAATCCAAAGCCGATAATTTTACCTAACGGCTTAACAGCAAAATTAATAACAACAGTAAAAATAGAAGGCACAGGCTTTAACCTTAAAGAATATGAAATAACAGGCTCTACACCGATCAGCATATCAGAAACAGACTTTTTAAACACAAAGCTTGCCAGACATCCAAAAGCTATATCCCTAACGGGCTTTAAGGTGTCAAAAGACGAGCCTGTTTACCTGTTGATCGTTGCAGGGGAGGGTGATAATGAGTGA
- a CDS encoding TraB/VirB10 family protein, producing the protein MSDKNNAKKTPENKKEKTTNLIKSIWDKLDPKTKHQLSIMLSALIIIILAITGYYLSHNSNNEQQRQVESIEKPVKITLQPGILEKNINNNVNHKLTEFEKRLQKLQQQVAKRQQTNKQQTNKLSLNKQGNSPNKPTNTPPFKSPQLARNFAGGLASQNGNINKRNMQPEPQIIGGIGIAENQNAAKSSIDKSLKKKKPTEGVYLPPSFMEASLLSGLDAPTMNGAKSNPVPVLLRVRAPAILPNRVRANLKGCFIIAEGFGNLASERVMLRLVSLSCIAKSGQAVIDQPVKGFVVGSDGKIGLRGRVVSKMGSVLARAALAGFLTGFGNAVQTSAASTYTSTLGTSSTVKSSDVARSALGGGISQATKKLADFYMKLAGQTLPVIEVGATRRVTVVISKGVMLNIKNVCVGGKKCKDQD; encoded by the coding sequence ATGAGTGATAAAAACAACGCAAAGAAAACGCCTGAGAACAAAAAAGAGAAAACCACCAACCTGATAAAATCCATTTGGGATAAACTCGATCCCAAAACAAAGCACCAGCTAAGCATAATGCTCTCGGCTCTAATCATAATCATACTTGCTATAACAGGCTACTACCTGTCCCATAATAGTAATAACGAACAGCAACGGCAGGTAGAATCTATCGAAAAGCCTGTAAAAATCACCCTTCAACCCGGTATTCTTGAGAAAAACATAAACAACAATGTTAATCATAAACTTACTGAATTTGAGAAAAGGCTACAAAAACTTCAGCAGCAAGTCGCCAAAAGGCAACAAACCAACAAACAACAAACCAATAAACTTTCCCTCAACAAACAAGGAAACTCTCCCAACAAACCAACAAACACACCTCCTTTTAAGTCTCCCCAGCTCGCTCGCAACTTTGCCGGCGGGCTTGCCTCCCAGAACGGTAATATCAACAAACGCAATATGCAACCTGAGCCGCAAATTATCGGCGGCATCGGCATAGCCGAAAACCAAAACGCTGCCAAATCATCTATAGATAAATCATTAAAAAAAAAGAAACCAACCGAGGGAGTTTATTTACCTCCCTCTTTTATGGAGGCAAGCCTCTTGAGTGGCCTTGATGCTCCGACTATGAATGGAGCAAAAAGCAACCCCGTTCCTGTCTTGCTGCGCGTGCGCGCGCCAGCTATTCTGCCTAACCGCGTGCGCGCAAACTTAAAAGGCTGCTTTATCATTGCCGAAGGTTTTGGCAACCTGGCTTCTGAAAGAGTTATGCTCCGCCTTGTTAGCCTGTCCTGTATAGCAAAAAGTGGGCAGGCAGTAATTGACCAGCCCGTGAAGGGTTTTGTTGTGGGCTCGGACGGTAAGATTGGCCTGCGGGGCAGGGTTGTTTCTAAAATGGGATCTGTTCTTGCAAGGGCAGCTCTGGCTGGTTTTTTGACCGGTTTTGGCAATGCCGTTCAGACTTCGGCTGCAAGCACTTACACTTCGACGCTTGGCACTTCATCGACGGTAAAATCCAGCGATGTAGCAAGATCTGCCTTAGGAGGTGGAATATCTCAAGCCACTAAAAAACTTGCGGATTTCTATATGAAGCTTGCCGGTCAAACTCTACCTGTTATTGAGGTAGGCGCAACGAGGCGAGTTACTGTGGTTATATCCAAAGGCGTTATGCTGAATATTAAAAACGTGTGTGTTGGAGGCAAAAAATGCAAAGATCAGGATTAA
- the traV gene encoding type IV conjugative transfer system lipoprotein TraV, with protein sequence MQRSGLIKTALLLPAIAFVLSSCTSVMNPYSSNFSCPKYYKGKCVSLPEAYNESIHNTDGQPTKAQKELKRMSINTQSVQNSTKSVNIYKQQLLAKIRKLVKQPKTPIVVPPTVMRVLILPYVNSQNELEMERYVYFFTGKPKWVFSQ encoded by the coding sequence ATGCAAAGATCAGGATTAATAAAAACAGCTTTATTACTACCAGCTATAGCTTTTGTATTGAGTTCTTGTACCTCTGTAATGAATCCTTACTCATCCAACTTTTCTTGCCCTAAATACTACAAAGGTAAATGTGTATCCTTACCTGAGGCCTACAACGAGAGCATACACAATACCGACGGGCAACCCACAAAAGCACAAAAGGAGTTAAAGAGGATGTCTATAAATACCCAATCTGTTCAGAACAGCACAAAATCAGTGAATATATATAAACAGCAGTTATTAGCCAAAATAAGAAAACTTGTAAAACAGCCTAAAACACCCATAGTTGTTCCACCAACAGTTATGAGAGTGTTGATTTTACCTTATGTAAACAGTCAAAACGAACTTGAGATGGAAAGGTATGTTTACTTTTTCACCGGTAAGCCAAAATGGGTATTCAGTCAGTAG
- a CDS encoding thioredoxin fold domain-containing protein — MRKAVRNAALATAIVVAATAVYGSPNAFAQNKIPSVCKGINLNEHVPMPPYRIMSVRDVHGLCEMILDIKGELVPVYATKDFIVAGDMFSHRKQITERQIWKVRSNLLKNKFKTYKKDLENLVVAEFNPKAKKYVYFFVDPLCPYCEKAKSELTKLAQKHNFGIKLVFFPVHGKPAVDDIKGFICSHKTFKDYLNDNYEGDTNCDKAKNYIDKSIDIGRSLGVQGTPTIITDNGDYILGYQPKVILKDLGR, encoded by the coding sequence ATGAGAAAAGCAGTTAGAAATGCGGCTTTGGCAACAGCCATTGTAGTAGCTGCTACTGCAGTGTACGGTTCTCCCAATGCTTTTGCACAAAATAAAATCCCGTCGGTATGTAAAGGCATAAACCTCAACGAGCATGTGCCCATGCCGCCTTATAGAATCATGTCCGTAAGGGATGTTCACGGGCTGTGCGAAATGATTTTAGATATAAAAGGCGAACTGGTGCCTGTTTATGCCACTAAGGACTTTATTGTTGCAGGAGACATGTTCAGCCACCGCAAGCAGATAACCGAGAGGCAAATCTGGAAGGTTCGAAGTAATCTTTTAAAGAATAAATTTAAAACATACAAAAAAGACCTGGAAAATCTTGTAGTGGCAGAGTTCAACCCTAAGGCTAAAAAATACGTGTATTTTTTTGTAGATCCCTTATGTCCATACTGCGAGAAAGCAAAGTCTGAGCTTACTAAACTGGCTCAAAAACACAACTTTGGCATAAAGCTTGTTTTCTTTCCTGTCCACGGCAAGCCTGCCGTAGATGATATAAAGGGGTTTATCTGCTCTCATAAGACATTTAAAGACTATTTAAACGACAATTACGAGGGTGATACTAATTGTGATAAGGCTAAAAACTACATAGACAAGTCAATTGATATAGGGCGTTCTTTGGGAGTGCAGGGTACACCAACAATAATCACAGACAATGGCGACTACATACTTGGTTATCAGCCAAAGGTGATATTGAAAGATTTGGGGCGTTAA
- a CDS encoding OmpA family protein, translating to MIKKSLTVFVFLLSFVVNANAKGVFTVYSEPYTYPSTPIVNYAQNNQFLMGKWKAVKGARSLGGEKDRKVHSSVRLIDSRGSFPSLPTAVHRLNQKTYSLNDMIKLVILKRVSRSAKIKKSNNRTNVANVTTAKKTLILTLYYPLDIYTLTPRQKVLLISKLKSYKSKKLYVEGYTDCAGSREYNNVLARKRAENVAQFLNRHGFNAVVLPSFGKYHTLKTAKESRRVEIYVEK from the coding sequence TTGATTAAGAAAAGTTTAACAGTTTTTGTATTTTTACTCTCTTTTGTTGTGAATGCAAATGCAAAAGGAGTTTTTACAGTATACAGCGAGCCTTACACTTATCCTTCAACGCCCATTGTCAACTATGCTCAGAATAACCAGTTTCTCATGGGGAAATGGAAAGCAGTAAAGGGCGCAAGATCTCTAGGGGGAGAAAAAGACAGGAAAGTTCATTCTAGCGTTAGGCTTATCGACAGCCGTGGGTCTTTTCCGTCTCTCCCCACGGCTGTTCATAGGCTTAATCAAAAAACCTATTCTTTAAATGATATGATTAAATTAGTAATTTTAAAAAGAGTATCAAGATCTGCTAAAATAAAAAAAAGCAATAATCGCACAAATGTTGCAAATGTTACAACTGCAAAAAAAACATTAATTTTAACACTGTATTACCCTTTAGATATTTACACTTTAACACCTCGGCAAAAAGTATTACTAATTTCCAAATTAAAGTCCTATAAAAGTAAAAAACTTTACGTTGAGGGGTATACAGACTGCGCCGGAAGTAGAGAATACAACAATGTTTTAGCGCGCAAGAGAGCTGAAAACGTAGCGCAATTCCTGAACAGGCACGGATTTAATGCGGTAGTTCTGCCTTCTTTTGGAAAATATCACACACTGAAAACGGCTAAAGAAAGCAGAAGGGTGGAAATCTATGTGGAAAAGTAA
- the lepB gene encoding signal peptidase I, whose translation MWKSKKGIITAAVLVVSLVFLHFILTHLSFSATDSVGYHLFYISKNFKKIKKHDYVLFPIHETNIKEIQNELKKFKTIILVKQVACVPGDRLTVKGRKFYCNGQYLCTAKIRALDGEKINHFKFNGVVPNGYVFVLGKDVNSYDSRYFGFVPIKEVMAVAYPIL comes from the coding sequence ATGTGGAAAAGTAAAAAAGGGATAATAACTGCTGCAGTTCTTGTTGTATCTTTAGTTTTTCTACATTTTATTTTAACTCATTTATCCTTTTCCGCTACAGACAGCGTAGGTTACCATCTGTTTTACATATCAAAGAATTTTAAAAAAATAAAAAAGCATGACTACGTGCTGTTTCCTATACACGAAACTAATATCAAAGAAATTCAAAATGAGCTGAAAAAGTTTAAAACGATAATCCTTGTAAAGCAGGTTGCCTGTGTTCCGGGCGATAGGCTGACAGTTAAAGGCAGGAAGTTTTACTGCAACGGCCAGTATCTCTGCACTGCAAAAATCAGAGCTTTAGACGGCGAAAAAATTAATCATTTTAAGTTTAATGGTGTAGTTCCTAACGGATACGTTTTTGTTCTTGGTAAGGATGTAAATTCCTATGACAGCAGGTATTTTGGTTTTGTTCCTATTAAAGAGGTTATGGCGGTTGCTTATCCGATACTGTAG
- a CDS encoding conjugal transfer protein TraF — protein sequence MRKVVLILAVLFLTVISARADVNNYNPYQGWFWYKNPPKKEKNKDKNKEEKFTMKTYTYKQLWNMYPDKFQKLLKYALRQAVQNPTPQNVKQYLILQDIARRKAYAFSNVVGYVTQTNPNLSLYKDYPENSPGIRMRTGLMNYDVDKTLKSNRDEYALLFFYKPGCQYCEIQSQILRYLQDEDGWEIMPININQRYDVAARFNVKTVPEIILIHKGSPQWIPVAAGVIALNNIKRNIYRGIMYFEGKLNPKNWSIYQFQKNSGFDVDKYPVAPDMKFKIKVEEQ from the coding sequence ATGAGGAAAGTAGTTCTGATTTTAGCTGTATTGTTTTTAACAGTTATATCTGCTAGGGCGGATGTGAATAACTATAACCCTTATCAGGGATGGTTTTGGTATAAGAATCCGCCCAAAAAAGAAAAAAATAAAGATAAAAATAAAGAAGAAAAATTCACCATGAAAACTTATACGTATAAGCAGTTGTGGAATATGTATCCTGATAAGTTTCAAAAGCTATTGAAATATGCTCTCAGGCAGGCTGTGCAAAATCCTACTCCACAGAACGTAAAGCAATATCTAATACTGCAGGATATAGCTAGGCGGAAGGCCTACGCTTTTTCAAATGTTGTTGGCTATGTTACGCAAACAAACCCCAACTTGAGTTTATATAAGGATTATCCCGAGAACTCGCCGGGCATCAGGATGAGGACTGGTTTAATGAACTACGATGTAGATAAGACTCTGAAGAGCAATAGAGATGAATACGCCTTACTTTTCTTTTATAAACCCGGTTGTCAGTACTGCGAGATTCAATCCCAAATACTTCGGTATTTACAGGATGAGGACGGATGGGAGATTATGCCTATCAATATTAACCAGCGTTATGACGTTGCGGCAAGGTTTAACGTAAAAACCGTTCCGGAAATAATACTAATACATAAAGGTAGCCCCCAGTGGATACCTGTAGCTGCGGGCGTAATCGCATTAAACAATATAAAAAGAAATATCTATAGGGGAATTATGTATTTTGAAGGCAAGTTGAATCCCAAAAACTGGAGCATATACCAATTCCAGAAAAACAGTGGATTTGACGTGGACAAGTATCCTGTAGCTCCCGATATGAAATTCAAAATAAAGGTAGAAGAACAGTAA
- a CDS encoding TraU family protein yields the protein MWRKYLYLIIALAIISASLPTKSYAVCKGKFFNPITDIDWWGIFPVKIGGITIFKTKIDAPSVPGGSPICICGKPPNIKFGIKVSFWDPARLVETVKDAWCFPTLGMSVSSGGFLNGSASAKDRNSNEVFAQSHYIWMDIFALVGLFIDYSCFSPLDFDIAYITEVDPTWNSDITAFLLNPEALLFGNPIAQLVCSADSVSSNMGITVDPLFWCMGSWGSAYPLTGHWSGRDKTTANAAIAARMIYKLSREGLLWDGAVSYCYKFPTPIWMKSHYRLQEARPLRSPWVLPLGRSDLIWGAGANPPISGGHGAEDNFLWILFKERLCCMGIGL from the coding sequence ATGTGGAGGAAATACCTTTACCTGATAATAGCACTGGCAATCATATCGGCAAGCCTACCAACTAAAAGCTATGCTGTATGTAAGGGTAAGTTTTTTAATCCTATCACAGATATAGACTGGTGGGGTATATTTCCCGTTAAGATAGGCGGTATTACTATATTTAAGACTAAGATAGATGCACCTTCTGTACCGGGTGGTTCACCTATCTGTATTTGCGGTAAACCTCCAAATATAAAATTTGGTATTAAGGTGAGTTTTTGGGATCCTGCTAGATTAGTTGAAACGGTAAAAGATGCTTGGTGTTTTCCAACCCTTGGGATGAGCGTATCTAGTGGTGGTTTTCTTAATGGTTCAGCAAGCGCTAAAGACAGAAACTCCAATGAGGTTTTTGCTCAGTCCCATTACATATGGATGGATATTTTTGCTTTAGTAGGGTTGTTTATAGATTATTCCTGCTTTAGCCCTCTGGATTTCGATATAGCCTACATTACAGAAGTTGATCCGACTTGGAACAGCGATATAACAGCTTTTCTTCTTAACCCAGAGGCGCTGCTTTTCGGCAATCCTATAGCTCAATTGGTCTGTTCAGCGGATTCCGTTTCATCAAATATGGGTATTACGGTAGATCCTTTATTCTGGTGCATGGGCAGCTGGGGAAGTGCGTATCCTCTAACAGGACACTGGAGCGGACGCGACAAAACAACCGCCAATGCAGCAATAGCCGCGAGGATGATTTATAAGCTTTCAAGAGAAGGGCTGCTCTGGGATGGTGCGGTTAGTTACTGCTATAAGTTTCCAACGCCCATCTGGATGAAAAGCCATTATAGGCTACAAGAAGCAAGACCTTTAAGGAGTCCATGGGTTTTACCTTTAGGCAGAAGCGATCTTATATGGGGCGCAGGCGCTAATCCTCCAATAAGCGGTGGGCATGGGGCCGAGGATAACTTCCTGTGGATTTTGTTTAAAGAGAGGCTGTGTTGTATGGGGATAGGGCTGTAG
- a CDS encoding type-F conjugative transfer system pilin assembly protein TrbC yields the protein MGERMRRITILILTLLFFAGVGYASDNSSFKVSQIPEIQKQALKKYKHINTQNKYSKQMQEVGKQAYQTYTNNKKMQTMLNTYENNILSTKQFKAAFKKYAPGWFQKGKKRISFSRIGAHDKLFIFISSSMPMSEIRRYVQQVALINEPDVQIVIRGFVDGVKYLKPTIRFFYKAAKIDPNCEGLTNCKFYNVSIDVNPLPFRKYHIERVPAFVFDPNFQKITKTNINDNDSAYKLYGDVSLEYAIKVLYENSRYIRLKEFLDKLKSKAFYR from the coding sequence ATGGGTGAGAGGATGAGGAGAATAACTATTTTAATCTTAACCTTGTTGTTCTTTGCAGGTGTTGGTTACGCAAGCGACAATAGTTCCTTTAAAGTATCTCAAATTCCAGAAATACAAAAACAAGCTTTAAAGAAATATAAACACATCAATACCCAAAATAAATACTCAAAACAAATGCAAGAAGTGGGTAAACAAGCCTATCAAACTTACACAAACAACAAAAAAATGCAGACAATGCTCAATACTTACGAGAATAATATTCTTTCTACAAAACAGTTTAAAGCTGCTTTTAAGAAATACGCGCCTGGGTGGTTTCAAAAGGGGAAGAAAAGGATTAGTTTTTCCCGCATAGGCGCTCATGACAAGCTCTTTATCTTTATATCCTCTTCCATGCCTATGAGCGAGATAAGACGGTATGTTCAGCAGGTTGCATTAATTAATGAGCCAGATGTACAAATTGTCATAAGAGGCTTTGTGGATGGTGTTAAGTATTTAAAGCCAACTATTAGGTTTTTTTATAAAGCAGCCAAAATAGATCCCAACTGTGAAGGATTAACAAACTGCAAGTTTTACAATGTATCTATAGATGTAAACCCCTTGCCATTTAGAAAATACCATATAGAAAGAGTCCCTGCCTTTGTATTTGATCCCAATTTTCAAAAAATCACTAAAACCAACATAAACGACAACGACTCCGCTTACAAGCTTTATGGAGATGTAAGCCTCGAATATGCAATTAAAGTCTTATACGAAAACAGCAGGTATATCAGGCTAAAAGAGTTTTTGGATAAGCTCAAGAGCAAGGCGTTTTATCGTTAA
- a CDS encoding AAA family ATPase: MSGKKERLQYKDYFRHNAKIIRWCTLEHCKFRAEERNRAIRFIYIRGMGINPQRYSKAKKNCVRKMQTKSIKGTIASVIYLNDDNAFSILSVETKQGKIKAKGVFPDLKSIGKEKAKELECELVGSWKKDLRWGYEFVFSNGRILNSDGLFFFLTKIVKGIGEKLARELINHYGEQQLTYILDNEPDTLTEFKGIKEKKLAKILESWNKYRQLKQLSEFFTRYGVNATGNLILRIYNTFKDRTDFDLMLELSRNPYILTEVRGIGFKTADKIALQMGVAEDSPERVSALLDYILASESSDNGHTFLTYNQIYEKASEYIYKEDDNKGIEDIKPIIDTVIRSNEEKYYYDTKKVAFKGHRVKEDYIETEMRKRLSRRFFAVLSEQEAEEFIRKQEQRLGFRFSDEQKKAIKTITTTGTNTFILCGYAGTGKSTISKVILDFYSQFIPKEKITCCAFTGMASKRIREVTGYKSSTIHSLLKYKGDSFEYNQNNPLPYDVILLDEASMVNLDIFYHLLRAVKRDAVFIMVGDDAQLPPIGAGNVFNDLLHKDWIPKVKLTKIYRQSSDSVITYFASYIRQGRVPQGYIGRYRDWYFKEMEIKNYFQLKKTLSNKELAELRESYLYPFSLAV; encoded by the coding sequence GTGAGTGGCAAAAAGGAAAGATTGCAATACAAAGACTATTTCAGGCATAACGCTAAAATCATTAGATGGTGTACACTGGAACATTGCAAGTTTAGAGCAGAGGAAAGAAATAGGGCTATACGGTTCATATACATTAGAGGAATGGGAATCAATCCTCAACGCTATTCTAAAGCAAAGAAAAACTGCGTAAGGAAAATGCAAACTAAGTCCATTAAAGGCACTATAGCCAGCGTCATATATTTAAACGACGACAACGCCTTCTCCATCCTCTCCGTTGAGACCAAGCAGGGCAAGATAAAAGCCAAGGGCGTATTCCCAGACCTCAAATCCATCGGCAAGGAGAAGGCTAAAGAGCTTGAGTGCGAGCTTGTAGGTTCCTGGAAAAAAGATCTCAGATGGGGCTATGAGTTTGTCTTCTCTAACGGCAGAATCCTCAACAGCGACGGCTTGTTCTTCTTCCTGACAAAGATAGTAAAGGGCATAGGCGAGAAGTTGGCAAGGGAGCTTATCAACCACTACGGCGAGCAGCAGCTAACCTACATCCTTGACAACGAGCCCGACACACTCACCGAGTTCAAAGGCATAAAAGAGAAAAAGCTAGCCAAGATACTTGAGTCTTGGAACAAATATAGGCAGTTAAAGCAGTTGAGCGAGTTCTTTACCCGCTACGGCGTCAATGCAACAGGCAATCTTATCCTACGCATATATAACACCTTTAAAGATAGAACAGATTTTGACTTAATGCTTGAGCTCTCCCGCAACCCCTACATCCTTACCGAAGTCAGAGGCATAGGCTTTAAGACTGCCGATAAGATAGCTCTCCAGATGGGTGTTGCCGAGGACAGCCCGGAGAGAGTTAGCGCCTTGCTTGACTATATATTGGCTTCCGAGTCCAGCGACAATGGACACACGTTCTTAACCTACAACCAGATCTACGAGAAAGCCAGCGAATACATATACAAAGAAGACGACAATAAGGGCATTGAGGACATCAAGCCCATAATAGATACAGTTATCCGCTCCAATGAAGAAAAGTATTATTACGACACTAAAAAGGTAGCCTTTAAAGGGCATAGGGTAAAGGAAGACTACATTGAGACCGAGATGAGAAAAAGGCTATCCCGCAGGTTCTTTGCGGTTCTATCAGAACAGGAGGCTGAGGAGTTTATTAGAAAGCAGGAGCAGAGGTTAGGCTTTAGGTTTTCTGATGAACAGAAAAAGGCAATTAAGACAATTACCACAACGGGCACAAACACCTTTATCTTATGCGGTTACGCTGGAACGGGTAAGTCTACAATATCAAAAGTAATTCTTGACTTTTACAGTCAATTTATACCAAAGGAGAAAATAACCTGCTGTGCCTTTACGGGTATGGCTTCAAAGAGAATTAGAGAGGTAACAGGTTATAAATCTTCGACTATACACTCCTTGCTTAAATACAAGGGAGATAGTTTCGAGTACAACCAAAACAACCCTCTACCTTATGACGTCATCTTGCTTGATGAAGCAAGTATGGTGAACTTGGATATATTCTACCACCTATTGAGAGCAGTCAAGAGAGATGCCGTCTTCATTATGGTGGGAGACGATGCTCAGCTTCCGCCTATCGGTGCCGGCAATGTTTTCAACGACTTACTTCACAAAGACTGGATACCAAAGGTAAAACTCACGAAAATCTACAGACAGAGCTCTGACAGCGTAATAACCTACTTTGCAAGCTACATAAGGCAGGGTAGGGTGCCGCAGGGGTATATCGGCAGGTATAGAGACTGGTATTTTAAGGAGATGGAGATAAAAAACTATTTCCAGCTAAAGAAAACCTTATCAAACAAGGAACTTGCAGAATTGAGAGAGTCGTATTTGTATCCTTTTTCTTTGGCTGTATAG